A single window of Achromobacter xylosoxidans DNA harbors:
- a CDS encoding DUF3053 domain-containing protein, whose amino-acid sequence MKSLFRPFVLLALALPLALTACGNKEPEQRAAFTQFLQTRIVDKPGVRVPQLTEEEKKSFGDYAAQYAVITDFNAGMDASVKPMGSLMQKGAVRSLNDVVARRDDIKTVQTALKDMGEALTKEQAKADAARAQLKQPDDLKAVYDKAYAKTVTVPADTFREVLPQISGTLDSSLKVAEYVETHKAQIDLTGPAPRVQDPAVLAELNKLLQELTAQAQKVQQAQTRLQAVMLGR is encoded by the coding sequence ATGAAATCCCTATTCCGTCCTTTCGTGCTGCTGGCCCTGGCGTTGCCGCTGGCGCTGACCGCTTGCGGCAACAAGGAGCCTGAGCAACGCGCGGCGTTCACGCAGTTCCTGCAGACCCGCATCGTCGACAAGCCGGGCGTGCGCGTGCCGCAGCTGACGGAAGAAGAGAAGAAGTCCTTCGGTGACTACGCCGCGCAGTATGCGGTGATCACCGATTTCAACGCCGGCATGGACGCTTCGGTCAAGCCGATGGGCAGCCTCATGCAGAAGGGCGCCGTGCGTTCGCTGAACGACGTGGTGGCCCGGCGCGACGACATCAAGACGGTGCAGACCGCGCTCAAGGACATGGGCGAGGCCCTGACCAAGGAGCAGGCCAAGGCGGACGCGGCGCGCGCGCAACTGAAGCAGCCCGACGACCTGAAGGCGGTGTATGACAAGGCCTACGCCAAGACGGTGACGGTGCCGGCCGACACCTTCCGCGAAGTGTTGCCGCAAATCAGCGGCACGCTGGACAGCAGCCTCAAGGTGGCGGAATACGTCGAAACGCACAAGGCGCAGATCGACCTGACGGGCCCGGCGCCGCGGGTGCAGGACCCGGCCGTGCTGGCCGAGCTGAACAAGCTGCTGCAGGAATTGACCGCCCAGGCGCAGAAGGTGCAACAGGCGCAAACTCGCCTGCAGGCCGTCATGCTCGGCCGCTGA
- a CDS encoding sensor domain-containing diguanylate cyclase has product MKSHGFLHRSLYALAGLIAIGICAASIALLWTDRRITWNLAYVAAGNLTEVLSADISRTIRVYDLSLQGVIERLQEPGIEDLPRGTLHRFLFDRAASAEYLGTILILDRDGNVRYDSQSLDPPIANFADRDFFQVHRDRPDAGMYVSRPYLSRLRGGDESIGISRRLAAPDGSFAGVVTGSLRLAYFRERFAGLSIGPRDSITIFRNDGAVLARTPYSSADLDADIGQEPDFQQFLIRREGVFVGALAPDGVDRLYTFDSVPGTPLVIDVAMAVDEVLAPWERRAMLVIPITLALFASVVAQVVLYRRETRLRLEVETRLEKEAQTDGLTGIANRRTFDEALAREWASAGRDGEPLSLLFLDADRFKLYNDRYGHQEGDELLKILALTVRGKARRPRDLAARYGGEEFVALLPNTPLEHAIDIAERIRQAVVGLHAQHEDNEGGIVTVSIGVATAVPRPGDEVAALVEAADAAVYRAKEAGRNRVVAAGP; this is encoded by the coding sequence TTGAAGTCCCATGGGTTTCTACATCGCAGCCTGTACGCCCTCGCGGGGTTGATCGCCATCGGCATCTGCGCCGCCTCGATCGCGTTGCTCTGGACGGACCGGCGCATCACCTGGAACCTCGCCTACGTCGCCGCCGGCAACCTGACGGAAGTGCTGTCGGCCGACATCAGCCGCACCATTCGCGTCTATGACCTGTCGCTGCAAGGCGTCATTGAACGCCTGCAAGAGCCGGGTATCGAAGACCTGCCACGCGGCACCCTGCATCGCTTCCTGTTCGACCGCGCCGCCAGCGCCGAGTACCTTGGCACCATCCTCATCCTGGACCGCGACGGAAACGTCCGCTACGACTCACAGAGTCTCGATCCTCCCATCGCCAATTTCGCCGACCGCGACTTCTTCCAGGTCCATCGCGACAGGCCCGACGCCGGCATGTATGTCAGCCGTCCGTACCTCAGCCGCTTGCGCGGCGGCGACGAGAGCATCGGCATCAGCCGCCGGCTTGCCGCGCCCGACGGCAGCTTCGCCGGCGTGGTCACCGGGTCGCTGCGCCTGGCCTATTTCCGCGAGCGCTTCGCCGGGCTGTCGATCGGCCCGCGCGATTCCATCACCATCTTCCGCAACGATGGCGCGGTGCTCGCGCGCACGCCTTATTCCTCCGCGGACCTGGACGCCGACATCGGCCAGGAACCGGACTTCCAGCAATTCCTGATCCGCCGCGAAGGCGTGTTCGTCGGCGCGCTGGCTCCGGATGGCGTCGACCGTCTTTATACCTTCGACAGCGTGCCCGGCACGCCGCTGGTCATCGACGTCGCGATGGCGGTCGACGAAGTCCTGGCGCCATGGGAACGACGGGCGATGCTGGTCATCCCCATCACCCTGGCGCTGTTCGCCTCGGTGGTGGCGCAGGTCGTGCTGTACCGGCGCGAGACGCGGTTGCGCCTGGAAGTGGAGACCAGGCTTGAAAAAGAGGCCCAGACCGATGGCCTGACAGGCATTGCCAACCGCCGCACCTTCGATGAAGCACTGGCGCGCGAATGGGCCAGCGCGGGCCGCGACGGCGAACCCTTGTCACTGCTGTTTCTCGACGCCGACCGCTTCAAGCTCTACAACGACCGCTATGGTCACCAGGAGGGCGACGAGCTGCTCAAGATACTGGCGCTGACCGTGCGCGGCAAGGCGCGGCGCCCTCGCGACCTGGCGGCGCGCTATGGCGGCGAGGAGTTCGTGGCACTGTTGCCCAATACCCCGCTCGAGCATGCGATCGACATCGCCGAACGCATACGCCAGGCCGTGGTCGGCCTGCACGCGCAGCACGAAGACAACGAAGGCGGCATTGTCACCGTCAGCATCGGCGTGGCCACCGCGGTGCCCCGGCCGGGCGACGAAGTCGCCGCCCTGGTTGAAGCCGCCGATGCGGCCGTCTACCGTGCCAAGGAGGCCGGGCGCAACCGCGTCGTGGCTGCCGGCCCATGA
- the rng gene encoding ribonuclease G: MSEDILINVTPFETRVALVEQGSVQELHVERSIQRGHVGNIYLGRVVRVLPGMQSAFIDIGLERAAFIHIADLRENRGERSQGLTPTPIEKLLFEGQTIMVQVVKDPLGTKGARLSTQISMAGRMLVYLPHDPHIGISQKIDSESERIQLRERLQALMPSEEKGGFIVRTQAEGANDEELAADLEYLRKLWTSVQAAARTQPAPALLHQDLTLAQRVLRDMVGPSTGAILVDSRTTTAAMLEWARVYTPSVVDRIQHYSGERPLFDTANVDEEIARALSRRVDLKSGGYLIIDQTEALTTVDVNTGGFVGGRNFDDTIFKTNLEAAQAIARQLRLRNLGGIVILDFIDMEEQEHRETVLAELKKALARDRTRMTVNGFTQLGLVEMTRKRTRDSLAHQLCEPCPMCESRGNVRTPRTVCYEILREILREARQFNPKEFRILASQDVVDLFLEEESQHLAMLGDFVGKRVSLEVESTYSQEKYDIILV; this comes from the coding sequence TTGAGCGAAGATATCCTGATCAACGTCACGCCTTTCGAGACCCGCGTCGCGCTGGTCGAGCAAGGGTCGGTGCAGGAGCTGCACGTGGAACGCAGCATCCAGCGCGGGCACGTCGGCAATATCTACCTGGGACGCGTGGTCCGGGTGCTGCCGGGCATGCAGAGCGCCTTCATCGACATCGGCCTGGAGCGGGCCGCCTTCATCCACATCGCGGACCTGCGCGAGAACCGGGGCGAGCGCAGCCAGGGCCTGACGCCGACGCCCATCGAAAAACTGCTGTTCGAGGGGCAGACCATCATGGTCCAGGTGGTCAAGGATCCCCTGGGCACCAAGGGCGCCCGCCTGTCGACGCAGATCAGCATGGCCGGCCGCATGCTGGTATACCTGCCGCACGATCCGCACATCGGCATTTCGCAGAAGATCGACTCGGAGTCCGAGCGCATCCAACTGCGCGAGCGGCTGCAGGCGTTGATGCCTAGCGAGGAAAAAGGCGGCTTCATCGTGCGCACCCAGGCCGAAGGCGCCAATGACGAGGAATTGGCGGCCGACCTGGAATACCTGCGCAAGCTCTGGACCAGTGTGCAGGCCGCGGCCCGCACCCAACCGGCGCCGGCGCTGCTGCACCAGGACCTGACACTGGCGCAGAGAGTGCTGCGCGACATGGTGGGGCCGTCGACGGGCGCCATCCTGGTCGACTCGCGCACCACCACCGCGGCGATGCTGGAATGGGCCCGCGTCTATACGCCTTCCGTGGTCGATCGCATCCAGCATTACAGCGGAGAGCGCCCCCTGTTCGATACGGCCAACGTCGACGAGGAGATTGCGCGGGCCCTGTCGCGCCGCGTCGACCTGAAGTCGGGCGGCTACCTGATCATCGACCAGACCGAGGCGTTGACCACGGTCGACGTCAATACCGGCGGCTTCGTCGGCGGCCGCAACTTCGACGACACCATCTTCAAGACCAATCTGGAAGCCGCGCAGGCCATTGCCCGTCAATTGCGGCTGCGCAACCTGGGCGGCATCGTGATCCTGGACTTCATCGACATGGAGGAACAGGAGCACCGCGAGACCGTGCTGGCCGAACTGAAGAAGGCGCTGGCGCGCGACCGCACCCGCATGACGGTCAATGGCTTCACGCAGCTGGGCCTGGTGGAAATGACGCGCAAGCGCACCCGTGATTCGCTGGCGCACCAGCTGTGCGAGCCCTGCCCCATGTGCGAGTCGCGCGGTAACGTGCGCACGCCGCGCACGGTCTGCTACGAGATCCTGCGCGAGATCCTGCGCGAGGCGCGCCAGTTCAATCCCAAGGAATTCCGCATCCTGGCGTCGCAGGACGTGGTGGACCTGTTCCTGGAAGAGGAAAGCCAGCACCTGGCGATGCTGGGCGATTTCGTGGGCAAGCGGGTGTCGCTGGAAGTCGAGAGCACGTATTCGCAGGAAAAGTACGACATCATCCTAGTTTGA